A stretch of DNA from Bacillota bacterium LX-D:
AATGTTTGGGGATTAGATGTAAAGGTTCTTCCCGCATAGGGCATCCCTTTAAAGCAAAAATAGGCTCACTAATTTCTAAAGCTTTCTTTAAAGTTTCCACTAAAGATGATTTACCCGAACCAACTGGTCCAACTAAATATAAAACCTGTCGTGCTTCTTCTCCCTTCATGGCTGCAGCGTGAAAGTAGCTAACTATTTTCATTAAAGTTTTATCAATTCCAAAAAAATCTTCCTTAAAAAAGTTAAATTTTTTAATTGTATCATTTCCATGTAATTTTCTAGTTCTTAGGTTATCTTCAGGTTTATAAACATTATATCCGTAACTAATAATAATATCGTACATTCTTTTATGGGCAAGTTTAACCAAATCAGCATTCTTTTTAACAATCTCTAGATACTCTAAAAATGTACCTTCAAAATTGTTAGCCTTTCTAGCTTCTCTGTCTTTTTCAATTAATTGCTTAAATTCCATTAAAAATCCCTCCAATGTTTATCGGGGTTTTTTGTTAATAGAAGATAAACTCCCTTTACAAAATTTATATGAGTAACATTAGAATTTAACAACAATAATTTAGCTTTGCCAAAATGGCAAAGCTAAATTATTCAATAATAATATTTTTTACGCCTTTAATTCTCTGCAACTCACTTAATAAATTTGCCGTTTTCCCTAAACCTAAAATATCTGCTAAAATAAATAGTTTAAGATCTTTAAAAACTAAAATATGGGTCCTTAGTCCAGCATTATTATTGCTATACTCTCTTTCATAGCCAATTATTCCACCTAGGAAAATAGCTAAAATCAAACGCCAAATTATTTAAAATAATTAATATCCATCTAACACCTCCTTGTAAGATAATCATTATAACTTAAAACTTTTTTATTACATTAACTAAAAGCAAAATACTGGCAAAAGCCAGTATTTAGCCATTCACAGGTAGGTTATACCCGTTTTTTTTTAATATTTCGATTATCGCCTTTGTTGTTACAGGAGAGCTTCTTTTTATATCGTCTGCTCCATCCATTTTCCCTGTGTCTCCAGTTCCAATTACAATTGGAATATTCAAATGATTTAATGCATCTACCGTATCCCCGTATAAGATATTGGAGTGGGATGGTAGGGAATTTCCAAATTTATCAACAGCTTGATCTACAAGTGTTCCTTCACTTGTAACGGAATAATCTACTTTAATTCCTTTAGTATTTGATGTATTAGATGCAACTGCTACGGCTCCTAATATTTCAATGTCAGGATCTTTGCCTATATACTCCATGGCCTTTTCTCCAGGCCCTTTAGAACAACAACCTCGATCATCAAACATTACAAAGACAGGATCATGATGCGCTTGTTTTATCAGTTCTACAATTTCACTCCCCTTTAGTGGAGTTGGATTACCCGCTGATAAAGAAATACACCTTCCTCCTACTTTTTGAGCAATATTTTCTATGCACCTCTGGGCTACCTTATCACCATCTGTAATGATAATAACTTTTCTTTTCATCTTTATTAACCTTTTGGATTGAATACATTTGCCACAATATAACCAAAAGCAACTGCAGCCGCAATACCAACAGCAGTCGCTTCCAGGCCTCCACCTAAAACACCTAGTACACCCTTAGTTTTTGCACCTTCAATTGCGCCTTGGGCTAGGGAATGACCAAAGCCGCTTAATGGTATAGTAGCACCAGCCCCCCCTAAGTCCACCAGAGGTTGGTATAGATTAAAAGCACTTATGATAGCACCTGCACAAACATATCCTACCATCACATGAGCACTAGTAATATTAAATGGAGTTAAATCAACTATTAACTGCCCAATCAAACAAATAACACCGCCAACAATAAAGGCCATTAGCAAAGACATTTTTTACCTCCTAAATTATATTTCTATAGCAACAGCATGACCAATTCCCGGTATTGACTCCCCCTGTTGTACAGTACAAGGACTTAAAAGAGCACCAGTTCCTACACCCAATATTTTCTTATATTTGCCACTTTGTAGTTGCTTCATTAAATAACCAGCAGTCACTACAGCACAACAACCACAACCACTGCCTCCTGAGTGGACATCTTGTCCTGGATGAAATATTAAAATTCCACAGTCCGTATAATTTGAAGTCAAATCTATTTTTTGTTGTTCTGCTAATTTTATAGTTAAAGCATGTCCAATGGTAGCTAAGTCTCCTGTAATAATTAAGTCATAATATTCAGGGCTGCGCCCAGTGTCCTTTAAATGCCGAATAATAGTGTCCGTTGCTGCTGGTGCCATGGCACTGCCCATATCGTTGGTATCCTTAATTCCTAAGTCAATAACTTTTCCAACTGTAGCATAAGTTATACGCGGTCCTTCTCCCTGATTAGCTATTACAACTGCTCCAGATCCCGTAACAGTCCATTGGGAATTTAAAGGGCGCTGTACTCCCTGTTCCGTTGGAAACCTATATTGCTTTTCTGCAGAAGCATAGTGACTGGAAGTAGCTGCTAAAACATAATTGGCAAATCCACCATCCACTAAAATTGCCCCTAACATCATACTCTCATACATAGTTGAGCAGGCTCCGTACAATCCGAAAAATGGAATACTTAACTGTCTTGCCGTGTAATTAGCACTAACAGTTTGGTTTAATAAATCACCTGCAAACATGCAATCAATATCTTGTGGTTCTAGGTTTGCTTTTTCTAAAGCGATCTTTAGCGTAGATTCTAGCATTGTTTGCTCTGCTTTTTCCCATGACTTCTGACCAAAGTAAATATCCTTACTAATATGATCAAAATAATTTTTTAATGGTCCCTCTCCTTCTTTTGGACCAACTACAGCTGCAGAAGATATAATAACTGGCGGATTGGCAAAAGAAAATGTTTGTTCCCCAACTTTTTTACTTGCTTGATTCATAATATCCTCCCGAAAATTTAATTACACTAAAAAGTAATAAATAAAACCAATCAAAATAGAAATTATAAAGCCGTAGGTTAAGACGGGTCCAGCAATCGTAAAGATTTTAGCGGCAATTCCATAAATAGGACCTTCTGTTTTAGCTTCAAGAGCTGGAGCAACAATAGAATTAGCAAATCCAGTAATTGGAATCATCGAGCCAGCACCAGCAAATTTAGCAATATTATCATAAAGCCCTAAACCAGTTAGTAAAGCCCCTATACCTATCATACAAACAGTTGTTGCTGTTCCAGCATCCTTAAGGTTTAAACCTAACGCCAAAAAGCCATTTAAAATAAGCTGGGCAATTAGACAAATTAGACCCCCACTTAAGAAAGCTCCCACTGCATTTCGGATTAGGGGAGGTTTAGGTTGCACTGATTTAACCATTTTCATATATTGCTCTTGTTGATATTGTTTATAATCCTTAACCTGTTTTTCTAACCCTAAAAATTGTTTAATTGATTTTATCACCTTCAATCACCCCAATTTATTTTTTTCGTTAGCAATGCCAATTATACATAATTGATATAATTTACAAATTGACATGGGTTGTTCTTGCTTGTATTTACATATACATTTATACTTTAGAGAATGGAACTAATTTATGGAGGTTAAATAAAATGATTGACATTATTGGATTAAATGGCATCAGACCCACTCAAGAAATAATCAAGGATTTTACTTGTCCACCCTATGATGTTATAAAACCTGGCACACCCTTAGGGCTTTTTTTAAGCAATAACCCTGATTCTTTGTATCATATTATACTTGGGAATGAGCCAGAATTAGCTTTAAAAAACTTTTTAGAAACTAACAAGCTAGTTGAAGATAGCAAACCTTGTTACTATATTTATGAACAGACCTATGGAGAGCAACAGAGAACTGGAATATTGGCAGCAGTAGAGGTTTCAGACTATAGTGAAGGTAAAATAATTAGACATGAAAAAACCTTTAATGATAAGGTCAAAGGCAGGCTAGAGTTAAGTAGAAAAACTGGATTTACTTTCGAACCAATTTTTCTTTTAACCAAAGCTCCCATATCCTCTATCTTGACTGAAATTAAAAAAAGTATAGAGCCATTTTATGAGTTCACTTCCGATTTTGCAAATTTATCAGACCTGCATAATATAAAAAACAAAATTTATCGAGTCGAAGAAAAAAGTAAATTTGGACTTCGTTTAAAAGAAGCTATAGGGAATAAGTCACTTTATATTGCTGACGGACATCATCGGTATCATGCGGCACTTATAAACAATCAGACACATTGTCTAGCATATATCTGTGAACAGGCTGCAATTCAAGCTTATAACAGAGTTATCAATGGACTAAAACCTTTTTCGAGCATTAAAGACGAACTAAATTTAAGAAAAGTTACGCAATTTCAAACGCCACTTAAACATCAATTTTGCATTTATACTAGAGATGGCATTTACGAATTAAACGCAAGAAATATACCTGATGATATTGTAGGTAAACTAGACTGCAGTATTTTAGAACAAGAATTATACCCCTTACTTGGCTTAACTCATAGTATGATCAAAGAAATTAAACACTTCGATTATTATCCGGAAACTGAACTGGAAAAAATGAAACACTGTGTTGACACTGGAAAATACGATTTAGCAGTAGCACTGCATCCAGTTTCTTTGGAAGAATTAATGGCTGTAGCTGAGGCGGGACTTAAAAATACAAATATTGTAATGCCTGAGAAATCAACTTATTTTGCTCCCAAAATTTTATCAGGAATATTTATCTATCGTCATAAATTAAAATAGTTTTGATAAAAAAGGCAGTTAACTGATAATAGTTAATTGCCTTTTTCATTTGCAGATTCTTGTACCCCTCTACGAACAGCAGTTGCTAACACTTCCGCAGATAGGGCCCCAATAAGATTCACATCTGCTTTTATTTTTCCCGTTGCCACACTAAAAATTGTATCTCCATCATATAAGGTATGAACAGGTCTAATACTTTTAGCCAAGCCATTGTGAGCCATTTGAGCAACTTTATTTACCTCTTCCCTGGTAAGTGCGGCATTAGTAACTATAGCTCCAATAGTCGTATTAGTCATGGGGTTAAACTGTGCATCTTTTTCAGCCATAATATTTAGAGTCGGTAAAAAATTCCCTTTTGGCTGACGTACTCCAGCAATTATGCTCCCATCTTCCCCAATTACTTCACCAAAAGCATTAACTACCACTAATGCTGCTACAATTAATCCGTCAGATGTATGCACTGCCCAATTTCCTATTCCACCAAAACTACAGTAATCCATACCTAAGGCCTTTCCAACAGTAGCTCCAGTCCCTGCTCCTATGGCTCCTTCTGAAATGAGACCACTTTTGGCAGATTGACAAGCCTCAATACCCATTTTTTTATCTGGCCTCGTCTTTGAATTACCAATAGCCAAATCGTATATTACTGCACTTGGTACAATTGGCACAAGTGCTTCTCCAGTATTAAAACCAATGTCTTTTTGTTCAAGGAATTCCATAACTCCGGAAGCAGCATCTAAACCAAAAGCGGATCCCCCTGCCAAGAGAATAGCATGAATTTCCGGAACTAAATGCATAGGTCGCAAAAGATCTGTCTCTCTAGTTCCTGGCGCACCACCCCGTACATCGACACCACCAGTGCTCCCGCGGGGCAGTAAAATAACAGTGCACCCTGTACGGGCTGATTTATTGGATGCATGTCCTACTAATACACCTGGAACATCAGTAACATTGTAATTAATTTTATTCATTTTAACTCCTCATGGAAAATTTTCCTACAATTAACTAACTGCACGATTTTTATAATTTAGGATTTGATTATAATAGCCTAGTAAACATTCAGCTGAATAATTGGATGATATATTTTGCACTGTATGTTTAGCATTATTACCAAACTTAAGCCGCAATTCCGGCTGCCGCAATAAGCGGATAATGGAATGAGAAAAAATATTTAAATCCATTGGCGTTAAAAAGCCATCAATTTCATGTCCAACCATTTCTTTTGTACCAAAAGCCTCTACTGCTACAACTGGCAAACCGGCAGCTTTGGCTTCGCCTAAAACCAAACCCTGAGTTTCAGTAACTGAAGAAAATACAAAAATATCAGCACTTAAATAGGCATTTATAACTTGTTTATGGGAAAGTGAACCAGTAAAAACTACTTTTTTATCAATTTGTAATTTGGAGCAAAGCTGTCGAAAATATGATTCTTGAGGCCCACCACCAACAAGGACTAATGTAGTGTTTGTACATGATCTCAAAATTATTTGAAAAGCACGAAGCAAGAATTCTAAATTTTTTTCTTGGGCCAAGCGGCCTACAAAAAGTAAGATCAAATCTTTAGGCAAAATGCCATAGGTAGCTTGTAACCAATTATGGTCACCGCAACCATACTCTTTTAAGTTAATACCAGTAGGAACTGTACGTATTTGGGAATTAACTCCGTACTGCATTAAAACATTTTGTACTGCCTTAGTTGGTGTTATAACTAAATCACAATTATTACAAAATTCCTTACTAACTTTACGGACTACCCACCTTGTTAAATTCTGGGCAATTGGTAAATAGTGTACATAATGATCGTATAATGTATGGTACGTATATACTAATGGAATGTTATGCTTTTTAGCTGTTTTAGCTCCTAATCTACCTAAAAGAAAGGGAGAGTGCACATGAATAACATCAATTTTTAAATCCTCTACAGTCCTTCCTAAACTAGGTGCTATAGGAATAGCTAAAGTAAAATCATGTAAAGTTGGTGCGGGGATAGACATAAAACGAAAAACTGCTTTTTCCTTTTTACAGTTAGGATAATTGGGAGCAAAAATATAAACATTATGACCTAAAGAATGAAATTCAGAACGAAATGTCTCAATTGATTGTACTACACCACTAGTATATGGGCGGTAGCTATCACTAAAAAAGGCAATATTCAATTTATCCCATCCTCCAACATATATAATTAGCTATTTTGTACTATACCTAAAAGATCCGACATCTTACCTAGCAAAAAGTTCGGATTTTCTTCCAACACACATTCCTCTGCAAAATGCGACCATTTTACAGCTGCGGTCATAACTCCCGCTCTTTTGGCGCTAGCTAAATCATGAGGACTATCTCCTACCATTAGACAATTTTCAGCTTTAGTACCTAATATTTTTAACGCTAATAATACTGGTTCAGGATCTGGTTTATGTTTACTAGTATCTTCTAAGCCAATAATAGCATCAAAAAGCTTTTCTAAATGATATAACTTTAACCCTCGAATAGCTGTACTTTTAACTTTAGAGGTAACAATACCTAACTTAATATTATTTTTACTTAATGTAACTAGTGTTTTCTGCACTTCAGGAAATATTTTCACCATACTATCGTGGTTTAGTAGGTTATGTTTTCGATAATCGGCAGCAAGTTCTTCGCCTTTGCCCGGACATAAATTCTCCAAGCAATCAATAAGTGGTTTTCCAAAATAAGGAAGCACTTCTTCTTTCTTTACAGATCTCCCTAAATGCTT
This window harbors:
- a CDS encoding stage V sporulation protein AE — translated: MKRKVIIITDGDKVAQRCIENIAQKVGGRCISLSAGNPTPLKGSEIVELIKQAHHDPVFVMFDDRGCCSKGPGEKAMEYIGKDPDIEILGAVAVASNTSNTKGIKVDYSVTSEGTLVDQAVDKFGNSLPSHSNILYGDTVDALNHLNIPIVIGTGDTGKMDGADDIKRSSPVTTKAIIEILKKNGYNLPVNG
- the spoVAE gene encoding stage V sporulation protein AE — protein: MSLLMAFIVGGVICLIGQLIVDLTPFNITSAHVMVGYVCAGAIISAFNLYQPLVDLGGAGATIPLSGFGHSLAQGAIEGAKTKGVLGVLGGGLEATAVGIAAAVAFGYIVANVFNPKG
- the spoVAD gene encoding stage V sporulation protein AD, which translates into the protein MNQASKKVGEQTFSFANPPVIISSAAVVGPKEGEGPLKNYFDHISKDIYFGQKSWEKAEQTMLESTLKIALEKANLEPQDIDCMFAGDLLNQTVSANYTARQLSIPFFGLYGACSTMYESMMLGAILVDGGFANYVLAATSSHYASAEKQYRFPTEQGVQRPLNSQWTVTGSGAVVIANQGEGPRITYATVGKVIDLGIKDTNDMGSAMAPAATDTIIRHLKDTGRSPEYYDLIITGDLATIGHALTIKLAEQQKIDLTSNYTDCGILIFHPGQDVHSGGSGCGCCAVVTAGYLMKQLQSGKYKKILGVGTGALLSPCTVQQGESIPGIGHAVAIEI
- a CDS encoding SpoVA/SpoVAEb family sporulation membrane protein; this encodes MKMVKSVQPKPPLIRNAVGAFLSGGLICLIAQLILNGFLALGLNLKDAGTATTVCMIGIGALLTGLGLYDNIAKFAGAGSMIPITGFANSIVAPALEAKTEGPIYGIAAKIFTIAGPVLTYGFIISILIGFIYYFLV
- a CDS encoding DUF1015 domain-containing protein — its product is MIDIIGLNGIRPTQEIIKDFTCPPYDVIKPGTPLGLFLSNNPDSLYHIILGNEPELALKNFLETNKLVEDSKPCYYIYEQTYGEQQRTGILAAVEVSDYSEGKIIRHEKTFNDKVKGRLELSRKTGFTFEPIFLLTKAPISSILTEIKKSIEPFYEFTSDFANLSDLHNIKNKIYRVEEKSKFGLRLKEAIGNKSLYIADGHHRYHAALINNQTHCLAYICEQAAIQAYNRVINGLKPFSSIKDELNLRKVTQFQTPLKHQFCIYTRDGIYELNARNIPDDIVGKLDCSILEQELYPLLGLTHSMIKEIKHFDYYPETELEKMKHCVDTGKYDLAVALHPVSLEELMAVAEAGLKNTNIVMPEKSTYFAPKILSGIFIYRHKLK
- a CDS encoding P1 family peptidase — encoded protein: MNKINYNVTDVPGVLVGHASNKSARTGCTVILLPRGSTGGVDVRGGAPGTRETDLLRPMHLVPEIHAILLAGGSAFGLDAASGVMEFLEQKDIGFNTGEALVPIVPSAVIYDLAIGNSKTRPDKKMGIEACQSAKSGLISEGAIGAGTGATVGKALGMDYCSFGGIGNWAVHTSDGLIVAALVVVNAFGEVIGEDGSIIAGVRQPKGNFLPTLNIMAEKDAQFNPMTNTTIGAIVTNAALTREEVNKVAQMAHNGLAKSIRPVHTLYDGDTIFSVATGKIKADVNLIGALSAEVLATAVRRGVQESANEKGN
- a CDS encoding glycosyltransferase family 4 protein; translation: MNIAFFSDSYRPYTSGVVQSIETFRSEFHSLGHNVYIFAPNYPNCKKEKAVFRFMSIPAPTLHDFTLAIPIAPSLGRTVEDLKIDVIHVHSPFLLGRLGAKTAKKHNIPLVYTYHTLYDHYVHYLPIAQNLTRWVVRKVSKEFCNNCDLVITPTKAVQNVLMQYGVNSQIRTVPTGINLKEYGCGDHNWLQATYGILPKDLILLFVGRLAQEKNLEFLLRAFQIILRSCTNTTLVLVGGGPQESYFRQLCSKLQIDKKVVFTGSLSHKQVINAYLSADIFVFSSVTETQGLVLGEAKAAGLPVVAVEAFGTKEMVGHEIDGFLTPMDLNIFSHSIIRLLRQPELRLKFGNNAKHTVQNISSNYSAECLLGYYNQILNYKNRAVS
- the ppaX gene encoding pyrophosphatase PpaX, whose translation is MGLINAVLFDLDGTLLDTTDLILASFQHVAHKHLGRSVKKEEVLPYFGKPLIDCLENLCPGKGEELAADYRKHNLLNHDSMVKIFPEVQKTLVTLSKNNIKLGIVTSKVKSTAIRGLKLYHLEKLFDAIIGLEDTSKHKPDPEPVLLALKILGTKAENCLMVGDSPHDLASAKRAGVMTAAVKWSHFAEECVLEENPNFLLGKMSDLLGIVQNS